The nucleotide window tttgttgTTATGTGATGaagttgtcgttaaaaccttaaatttggaaatttcacgtggtcatttggcagactgcgtcaaagaattgtactaaagtgtgtgccgcacgtgcagcacgattattttgtgtgccgcacgtgcagcacgattgtttttcagATTTTTAGATCCAATCAGATCAtagttttctggcgtcgtcggtGCCGTTGCCATcgccttgcttaagctccctttgcAAGAAACcacgacaacgtcacaaaccAGAGCCATGATTGGTTGATGAGGAAAAATTACTTGCGGCACGCGCTGCATGCATTTTGGTGCTAAAGAAATCTTTCTTCTTCGCCTgttcatgtaaaccattgataccaagcaagcgaaagtgcacttcgcctattcATTACAACGTGATCAACTTCGAACAATAGCAAAACACTATCCTATCGCAAAGTTCTATGTTAATGTGAAGTTTTCGTTGCAgaagccgtcgtagcttctttaactccctgttgcgtaaggtccctACTACAAGTCGAGGTCAGCGTCGCTTAGAAAAccgtaaataattatttttgtaacTGAAAGCAGCTGTGTTTTGATATGTAAACGTATTGGGGATCAGAATAAAACTATCGGAAATTAACCATGGATTTCAATTCACTTCATGGCCCTAGGAGTAAACATGCCACATGCCCAATGGCACTTTTGTTAATGGATGTTCACTGGCAAAACAAACTTCGGTTTATTGTTGCTTGCAAAATAGTACATGGCAGCTTGGAGATAAGTTTTAGTAAAATATATGCGACTCAAGTTCAACCATCATTAGAAAATTAGAAGAGTGAATATTCTACCTTCGGCTCTGATTAGTTTTCAGTGATTCAGTacaatctaatttttttttcttttttacaaaatCGCCTTTTTTTGGATTTACAATTAATCTTAAGACGCCAAAGAAAAGCGCGGATTAAATTGCAAATTTCCGTGGCAAGAAATTCTTTGCAGATCACAGAAAGGGAACCGAAGACATTTTCCAGTTGATCATAGAGATCATAAGTAATATCCTTGGCTAGAACGACATGAAATAATCgcgaaataaatattttataataaatCCTCACGCGCTCGTTGACTAACtcttatcatcaataagagtaCAGCCGACTATTTCCGATAAAATCAATTTCAACTGTCAAACTGTCAACTTTTCAACGAATGAAATTGTGAGAAAATGGTCTAAACCCAGGAGTAACAACCCAGTAGTAACAACCTTAAAAATGATGATCTGGGTGacctgagtcctgagaaggactatcgcttgactctgaagatggcctcCGCACAGGTTTCCGAAACGTCAGTTGCCAACAACAGTATTTCCCGGTACTCcggtcacccagatgatcattttaaGGCAAAATGAAATTTGATTGACTGTTGTAAGAAGCCATTGAGAAAGCGAATAAGGCTATTGACTATGTTTGCGTAAATAtgaataaatttcatttttaaggCTGTTTTCTGCGTCTCTTCCCCTCAGTTTAACCCGGCAATGAAccattttgattgttttgttattgtaaaaaacaaattgacgtcacctTTTTGTGCGTCTGTCCTCGTATTGATGATAAATTTCATCATAAGCTTGTCAATGTTAATTAGCTGACAGGCGCATGAAAAACCTCACGTCCATTTGTTAATTAACGCGAAAGTTATACGTAAGATGAAGTGTTCACAAAGCCGTCATCCTTGCATTTGATTAAGGTCCTTTAATGCCAAAGTAAACTCCATTTGACCATCTGCAGCAGGTTACAAAAATACCTCAGATGGGTTAATTATTCACCCTTCAACGAAATTATGACATATTCCTCTGCATACACCTTTGTGAAATTTCAATTCGTCGATCCACTTTCCGCCACAAGAACTCTTTCCGGTTTTTAATTAATTCTCTGATTTTCTCTTTCAGactacatttctttgttttctctcgaGATCGCTCTCcgttgtttttcaagatggtCATGACGAAACTAAAACAATTTACTCATAAATAGCTGAGACCATAACATAACCGTTGtatttcttcttattattaatttttggcCGTAATTATAAGCGGGTttttttgaaaatcatttttttcaaaaagttgaaGAGTGTTCCTCCTGATATGGATTGATCTGAACAATCGTACTAGCATGGTAGGACTGTGTATTATATTTAAAATGCTCTTCAGTATTCATATGGTTCTTTCAGACGGTAAATTTGGGAAACTTTGgatttgaaattcaaataaCCATTCCAAAAACAAACCTATTTGTCATTGATGTAAATGATTGGTAAGCAGCGTACGTGCATTGTACAACCGATACGCATGCTAAAACTTCGcatcaaaattaatatattCGTTTGCAAGGAATCCACGTGAAAATATCGAAAGAGACCCTTGGGAAATCAGCAGATATTCGATGCAGGGGTCGATGATGGAGTTTCATTCGGCAGTGAGGTTGTCCGCCGGATTATGTGCTCTTCTCTTGGCATTGATTTCAGCTCTTTCGAGTGGCCTTGTTTTAATCGCCATGATTAAAAATCCTCTCCATGTGGCCCTTAAACCAGTGGACAGAATCATTCAAACGATGATCGCACTGTCCTTCTTCGCCGGCACGATGTTCCTTCCTTTCTTTGGTATAACAGAAATCCTTCGTAACACAGATGATGAATTGCTCGATAACAACATTTTGGCGAACTTTGTTTCCATCATTGCAAACTTCCTAATTACCTCGAAGCTTTCTATTCAATTTCTGTTTCAATTTGAACGCCATGTCGCCTACGTCCATCCGCATTTCCATCGAGTAAGATTTACGATGCGAAATCTGACATCGGTTTCTgtcttcttaatattattttcacTGTTGCTGTCCGTCTTGGACCTTAGCGGAATTCACAGACAAATTTATTGTGCTGGATTAATTCACTTATTTGCTTCTTGTTCTTGGCTGGCCCTGATTGCAGTAACGTGGATAACATACAGAAATCTCAAATACCGCAAAACAAAAGTCGGACCAAACGAAGTTAGTGACCTTCCTCACCTGAAAACGCGAGTCGAGATGGAGAAAACAAGGAACGCCTTAGGCGCACGAAAATTTCTGCTGCAGTTTTTAATGTGGTATTCGTCATTCTTTTTCTCGTTATTACCATGGTACATTGTAAACTTCATTTACAGTGTAAGGAGTGACTTGTTGGAAAGCAAAATGGGATTTTTCTGGCAAAAGTTTTACATTCCTTTTGCCTTGGTGAGTGATGCAATTGTTCCAATATATATGATTATCAAAAGCGACTACGCCAGAACAATACGAATTATCTTACGCTGCGATTGACAATTCCGCGCCGGATCCACCTCTAACACAAAAATGAATGCAATCTTGACTTTGTAATGATGTCTGTTCTTGTTGCTGTTAAATTACTGCGGGAAAAGGCTGAATTTCTCCTGAAAACGGGTACTGTGAAATTCCTAACACGCCAGACGAGTTCTTAAGTATTTTATGCTAAAGCAGAGCTGTTGTGTAATAAGTGACTAACCGCTAAAGCTAAAACCCCAAAGATTTTAACGTTTCTTCTATAACGTTTTTCCCTTAAGTGACCCATCAATTTtcagattttgtttttgttttcttgagatTTTGCATCTGGAAACAATGTAAAGTCGTTCTCAAAATAATATGTGGAACATTtagggaagaaaaaaattaaagagggcACACCGTACTGAGCGAAGAATTCGCGTGCCCATTTCGACTTCACAAGTAACCTGCACACTCTACAATGCAAGAAAGGAGAAGGTcaaattaaactgaaaaaaataaaaaagctaTCGCTTTTTGGGTGATTGAAGGAAATGAGAAAACATTCATTGAATCAAATGACATGTGTACATATCTGTTAATGTCTTGTTGGATTTTTAAAATAAGGTAAAAACGAATCACGTCCCCGATGTTAAAGCACCTTAGAATAATAATCAGGATTTCGAGTTGTTTAGAACCCTGGTTGACAACAAAATAAGCAATATCTCTTGTATATTCTGTAACTTAAAGTGAATTCCTTTTCTGAGCCACTTCAAGTTGAAGGAAGCAATTAACTAAGCGACACCACAACTGAGTTAATATGCGCTTATTAAATATCCGAACTGACAAAATTTCAACGAAAACAAATATGCAGGTTGACTTTATCGTATTCAAATAAATTGTCTTTAAAGATTGTACTTTCTTTATCCCTCATAGACCTTAAAAGAAGAACGACATTTTAAATTCAATGATATAAATAGTAATTTAGAATGAATTTTGTCTAATGGAGATTTCTTATAGGTAATTAAGAAGTCCACTATTTTCA belongs to Acropora muricata isolate sample 2 chromosome 9, ASM3666990v1, whole genome shotgun sequence and includes:
- the LOC136927671 gene encoding uncharacterized protein, whose translation is MQGSMMEFHSAVRLSAGLCALLLALISALSSGLVLIAMIKNPLHVALKPVDRIIQTMIALSFFAGTMFLPFFGITEILRNTDDELLDNNILANFVSIIANFLITSKLSIQFLFQFERHVAYVHPHFHRVRFTMRNLTSVSVFLILFSLLLSVLDLSGIHRQIYCAGLIHLFASCSWLALIAVTWITYRNLKYRKTKVGPNEVSDLPHLKTRVEMEKTRNALGARKFLLQFLMWYSSFFFSLLPWYIVNFIYSVRSDLLESKMGFFWQKFYIPFALVSDAIVPIYMIIKSDYARTIRIILRCD